A region from the Caloenas nicobarica isolate bCalNic1 chromosome 11, bCalNic1.hap1, whole genome shotgun sequence genome encodes:
- the RAD54L2 gene encoding helicase ARIP4 isoform X3, which yields MSDESISGSDPDLDPDLEQEDMEEEEEEDEEEAMEEDNDGDDEEDLLDESDQPQEAVFSGDHVEHTEDGEWQRSTSTTSSQSERAERLLQNQHKSLASEDTKKKRAQKPSHMRRNIRKLLREDQLEAVTKAAQQEELERRKRLEQQRKDYPATIPAVPLEFLPEDIVFRTAEAAQLPPQVLAEEVICLDSTSSGSEDDAKGKNSIKDEVIELSSGEDDALQIVDSSDSGNEGEEDGSEESSGSHVNDALNQSDALGQVIVNINHPPNEEDIFLAPQLAHAVKPHQIGGIRFLYDNLVESLERFKTSSGFGCILAHSMGLGKTIQVISFLDVLFRHTEAKTVLAIVPVNTLQNWLAEFNMWLPAPENLPADYNSKEVQPRTFKVHILNDEHKTTAARAKVVNDWVIEGGVLLMGYEMYRLLSLKKSFATGRKKKTKKQAGPVIIDLDEEDRQQELLKGIEKALSRPGPDVVICDEGHRIKNCHASTSQALKNIRSRRRVVLTGYPLQNNLIEYWCMVDFVRPDFLGSRQEFSNMFERPILNGQCIDSTPQDVRLMRYRSHVLHSLLEGFVQRRGHNVLKVQLPSKEEHVILVRLSKIQRALYTEFMNRFRDAGNSGWLGLNPLKAFCVCCKIWNHPDVLYEALQKENLANEQDLDVDDLSTASTNSRCQPQGIKVKTENNTLASPVGEATNSKFLQSVGFNPFQERANQVVTYEWAKDILCDYQMGVLENSPKMVLLFHLIEESMKLGDKILVFSQSLSTLSVIEEFLAKRPMPSPPGSDGGVHNWVRNINYYRLDGSTSASERERLINQFNDPSNTSVWLFLLSTRAGCLGVNLIGANRVVVFDASWNPCHDAQAVCRVYRYGQKKPCHIYRLVSDYTLEKKIYDRQISKQGMSDRVVDDLNPVLNFTRREVENLLHFVEEESNPAQLSLNPSKMKESVLQLACLKYPNLITKEPFQHESLLIDRKEHKLTKAEKKAAKKSYEEEKRASVPYTRPSYAQYYPASDQSLTSIPAFSQRNWRPALKGEDKPVASVRPVQSTPIPMMPRHVPMGSAGSTSSSSPAVNFPINYLQRAGVLVQKIVTTTDIVIPGTNTSTDVQARISAGESIHIIRGTKGTYIRTSDGRIFAIRTTGKTKGNEDRRAAASGSQNSSLESTSNGRHSASSPQLPSTEELTRPISPDSPEIISELQQYAEAAAARESRHSSPSTNTAQGHPARTDTAPGLAARGAEQRVGIHCMAPAVSSALPATSQHVDAHSVLDLRGNKRKSTSPSAPEEQARRQQKKRQLPSSVQPYEHGYPVSGVENRGVLSKLLDNLSLDAPWK from the exons ATGTCAGACGAGTCAATCTCAGGGAGTGATCCGGACCTGGACCCGGACTTGGAGCAGGAGGAtatggaagaggaggaggaggaagatgaggaggaggcGATGGAGGAGGACAATGATGGGGATGATGAGGAGGACTTACTTGATGAGAGTG ACCAACCCCAGGAAGCAGTGTTCAGCGGTGACCATGTGGAACACACGGAGGATGGAGAATGGCAGCGCTCTACTTCAACTACCTCATCTCAGAGTGAGCGGGCAGAGCGACTCTTGCAGAACCAGCACAAGAGCCTGGCCTCTGAGGACACCAAAAAGAAGAGGGCTCAGAAACCGTCTCACATGCGGAGGAACATAAG AAAGCTGTTGCGTGAGGACCAACTGGAAGCTGTGACAAAAGCAGCCCAGCAGGAAGAGTTGGAGAGAAGGAAACGGCTAGAGCAGCAGCGGAAGGATTATCCAGCTACTATCCCAGCTGTACCCCTGGAGTTTCTTCCTG AGGACATTGTTTTCAGAACAGCAGAGGCTGCCCAGCTCCCCCCGCAGGTCCTGGCTGAGGAAGTGATCTGTCTGGATAGTACCAGCAGTGGCAGCGAGGATGatgctaaaggaaaaaatagcattaaaGATG AAGTGATTGAGCTGAGTTCAGGAGAGGATGATGCCCTCCAAATTGTGGACAGTAGTGACTCTGGCAAtgaaggggaggaggatggcAGTGAAGAGAGCAGTGGCTCTCACGTGAATGATGCCTTAAATCAGTCAGATGCTCTGGGGCAAGTCATTGTCAACATTAATCATCCACCAAATGAGGAGGACATTTTCCTGGCTCCCCAACTTGCACATGCAGTAAAACCTCATCAG ATTGGTGGGATCCGATTCTTGTATGACAACTTGGTCGAGTCCTTGGAGAGATTTAAAACCAGCAGTGGGTTTGGGTGTATTTTAGCACATAGCATGGGCCTGGGCAAGACCATACAGGTCATCTCTTTCTTGGATGTACTTTTTCGGCACACGGAAGCAAAGACTGTTCTTGCCATCGTACCT GTGAATACTCTCCAAAACTGGCTAGCAGAATTCAACATGTGGCTCCCAGCACCTGAAAACCTTCCTGCTGATTACAACTCCAAAGAGGTCCAGCCCCGCACCTTCAAAGTCCATATCCTGAATGATGAACACAA GACAACAGCTGCACGTGCGAAGGTGGTGAACGACTGGGTGATAGAAGGTGGTGTACTGCTGATGGGATACGAGATGTACCGTCTCCTCTCACTGAAGAAGTCTTTTGCCACtggtaggaagaagaaaacaaaaaaacaagctgGCCCTGTCATTATTGACTTGGATGAGGAAGACCGGCAGCAAGAGCTTCTGAAAG GGATTGAGAAAGCTTTGTCTCGCCCTGGCCCAGATGTGGTTATTTGTGATGAGGGACATCGGATAAAGAACTGCCATGCCAGCACTTCGCAGGCCCTGAAGAACATCCGCTCCCGCCGGCGGGTGGTGCTGACTGGCTACCCACTCCAGAACAACCTCATTGAGTATTGGTGCATGGTAGACTTTGTCCGACCTGACTTTCTAGGCTCACGGCAGGAATTCAGCAACATGTTTGAGCGCCCTATCCTGAACGGGCAGTGTATTGACAGCACCCCTCAAGATGTCCGTCTCATGAGGTATCGCAGTCATGTCCTGCATAGTCTGCTGGAAGGCTTTGTGCAGCG GCGAGGCCACAATGTGCTGAAGGTTCAGCTCCCGTCTAAGGAAGAACATGTAATTTTGGTACGTCTTTCAAAGATCCAGCGGGCCCTTTATACGGAGTTCATGAACCGGTTCCGAGACGCAGGCAACAGTGGCTGGCTGGGACTGAACCCACTCAAAGCTTTCTGTGTCTGTTGTAAG ATCTGGAACCATCCAGATGTGTTATATGAAGCTCTGCAAAAGGAGAATCTGGCAAACGAGCAGGATTTGGATGTGGATGACCTTAGTACAGCAAGTACTAATTCCCGCTGCCAGCCTCAGGGAATTAAAGTCAAAACAGAGAATAATACTTTGGCATCACCAGTTGGAGAAGCTACCAATAGCAAGTTCCTCCAGAGCGTTGGCTTCAACCCTTTTCAGGAGAGAGCAAATCAGGTTGTTACATATGAGTGG GCCAAAGACATCTTGTGTGATTACCAGATGGGAGTCTTGGAGAACTCACCCAAGATGGTGTTACTGTTCCACCTAATTGAGGAAAGCATGAAGCTTGGAGACAAGATCTTAGTCTTCAG CCAGAGCTTGTCCACCTTATCTGTCATTGAAGAGTTTTTGGCAAAGAGACCAATGCCGAGTCCTCCAGGCTCAGATGGAGGAGTTCACAACTGGGTCCGAAACATCAACTATTACA gactggatggcagcacctctgcctcGGAAAGGGAACGGCTGATTAACCAGTTCAATGACCCCAGTAACACCTCTGTTTGGCTGTTCCTTTTGTCCACACG TGCTGGGTGCTTGGGTGTCAACCTCATAGGAGCAAACAGAGTAGTGGTGTTTGACGCTTCTTGGAACCCATGCCATGACGCCCAGGCCGTGTGCCGAGTGTACCGCTACGGGCAGAAGAAGCCATGCCACATTTACAGACTGGTTTCTGATTACACCCTTGAGAAGAAGATCTATGACCGTCAGATCTCCAAGCAGGGCATGTCAG ATCGGGTGGTGGACGATCTGAACCCAGTGCTGAACTTCACCCGACGAGAAGTGGAGAACCTGCTGCATTTTGTGGAAGAGGAATCCAACCCTGCTCAGCTCTCCCTCAATCCAAGCAAGATGAAGGAGTCTGTTCTACAATTAGCCTGTCTCAAGTATCCTAACCTCATCACCAAG GAGCCTTTTCAACATGAGTCGCTGCTGATCGACCGGAAGGAGCACAAGCTGACCAAGGCAGAGAAGAAGGCAGCCAAGAAGAGCTATGAGGAGGAAAAGCGAGCATCCGTCCCCTATACCCGGCCGTCCTACGCACAGTATTACCCAGCCAGTGACCAGAGTCTGACGAGTATCCCTGCTTTTAGCCAGAGGAACTG GCGACCAGCCCTCAAGGGTGAGGATAAGCCAGTGGCAAGCGTCCGCCCAGTTCAATCCACGCCCATTCCTATGATGCCCCGGCACGTCCCCATGGGCAGTGCAGGATCAACCTCAAGTTCCAGCCCTGCTGTCAACTTCCCCATCAACTATCTACAGCGAGCTGGTGTCCTTGTGCAGAAGATTGTCACCACCACAG ATATTGTGATTCCGGGTACAAACACATCCACTGATGTACAGGCAAGAATCAGTGCTGGTGAGAGCATCCACATCATCCGAGGGACAAAAG GGACATATATCCGGACCAGTGATGGGCGGATTTTTGCGATCCGGACCACTGGGAAGACCAAGGGCAATGAAGACCGTCGGGCAGCTGCCTCAG GCTCCCAGAACTCTTCGCTGGAGTCCACAAGCAACGGCAGACACAGTGCCTCATCACCGCAGCTccccagcacagaggagctCACTCGGCCCATATCCCCTGACAGCCCCGAGATCATCAGTGAGCTGCAGCAGTACGCGGAGGCCGCAGCTGCCCGGGAGTCCCGGCACAGCTCTCCCAGCACCAACACAGCGCAGGGCCACCCTGCTCGCACGGACACTGCACCTGGCTTAGCAGCCCGAGGAGCTGAGCAGCGCGTGGGGATTCACTGCATGGCTCCCGCCGTGTCTTCAGCCCTGCCAGCCACCAGCCAGCATGTCGATGCCCACTCGGTGTTGGACTTGCGGGGCAACAAGCGCAAGTCGACCTCTCCATCAGCTCCAGAGGAGCAAGCTCGCCGGCAGCAGAAGAAGCGCCAGTTACCATCGTCCGTGCAGCCCTACGAACACGGGTACCCCGTCTCTG GAGTTGAAAACCGAGGGGTTCTGAGCAAACTGCTGGACAACTTGTCTTTGGATGCaccatggaaataa
- the RAD54L2 gene encoding helicase ARIP4 isoform X1, translated as MSDESISGSDPDLDPDLEQEDMEEEEEEDEEEAMEEDNDGDDEEDLLDESDQPQEAVFSGDHVEHTEDGEWQRSTSTTSSQSERAERLLQNQHKSLASEDTKKKRAQKPSHMRRNIRKLLREDQLEAVTKAAQQEELERRKRLEQQRKDYPATIPAVPLEFLPEDIVFRTAEAAQLPPQVLAEEVICLDSTSSGSEDDAKGKNSIKDEVIELSSGEDDALQIVDSSDSGNEGEEDGSEESSGSHVNDALNQSDALGQVIVNINHPPNEEDIFLAPQLAHAVKPHQIGGIRFLYDNLVESLERFKTSSGFGCILAHSMGLGKTIQVISFLDVLFRHTEAKTVLAIVPVNTLQNWLAEFNMWLPAPENLPADYNSKEVQPRTFKVHILNDEHKTTAARAKVVNDWVIEGGVLLMGYEMYRLLSLKKSFATGRKKKTKKQAGPVIIDLDEEDRQQELLKGIEKALSRPGPDVVICDEGHRIKNCHASTSQALKNIRSRRRVVLTGYPLQNNLIEYWCMVDFVRPDFLGSRQEFSNMFERPILNGQCIDSTPQDVRLMRYRSHVLHSLLEGFVQRRGHNVLKVQLPSKEEHVILVRLSKIQRALYTEFMNRFRDAGNSGWLGLNPLKAFCVCCKIWNHPDVLYEALQKENLANEQDLDVDDLSTASTNSRCQPQGIKVKTENNTLASPVGEATNSKFLQSVGFNPFQERANQVVTYEWAKDILCDYQMGVLENSPKMVLLFHLIEESMKLGDKILVFSQSLSTLSVIEEFLAKRPMPSPPGSDGGVHNWVRNINYYRLDGSTSASERERLINQFNDPSNTSVWLFLLSTRAGCLGVNLIGANRVVVFDASWNPCHDAQAVCRVYRYGQKKPCHIYRLVSDYTLEKKIYDRQISKQGMSDRVVDDLNPVLNFTRREVENLLHFVEEESNPAQLSLNPSKMKESVLQLACLKYPNLITKEPFQHESLLIDRKEHKLTKAEKKAAKKSYEEEKRASVPYTRPSYAQYYPASDQSLTSIPAFSQRNWRPALKGEDKPVASVRPVQSTPIPMMPRHVPMGSAGSTSSSSPAVNFPINYLQRAGVLVQKIVTTTDIVIPGTNTSTDVQARISAGESIHIIRGTKGTYIRTSDGRIFAIRTTGKTKGNEDRRAAASGSQNSSLESTSNGRHSASSPQLPSTEELTRPISPDSPEIISELQQYAEAAAARESRHSSPSTNTAQGHPARTDTAPGLAARGAEQRVGIHCMAPAVSSALPATSQHVDAHSVLDLRGNKRKSTSPSAPEEQARRQQKKRQLPSSVQPYEHGYPVSGGFAMPPVSLNHNLTHPFASQPGNSLYMGAGSSYYQLPNLLPDPHLVFPVTTDPLLTAGTASSSAATSATASIPSFMLNPSLTGVLPNYSLPFTQSLLPEPRMFAPFPAPVLPSSLPRSMASAYPGYVSPHSGYPAGGLLRSQVPQFEPQEVPEVGCSSNDEDKDDDDVIEITGK; from the exons ATGTCAGACGAGTCAATCTCAGGGAGTGATCCGGACCTGGACCCGGACTTGGAGCAGGAGGAtatggaagaggaggaggaggaagatgaggaggaggcGATGGAGGAGGACAATGATGGGGATGATGAGGAGGACTTACTTGATGAGAGTG ACCAACCCCAGGAAGCAGTGTTCAGCGGTGACCATGTGGAACACACGGAGGATGGAGAATGGCAGCGCTCTACTTCAACTACCTCATCTCAGAGTGAGCGGGCAGAGCGACTCTTGCAGAACCAGCACAAGAGCCTGGCCTCTGAGGACACCAAAAAGAAGAGGGCTCAGAAACCGTCTCACATGCGGAGGAACATAAG AAAGCTGTTGCGTGAGGACCAACTGGAAGCTGTGACAAAAGCAGCCCAGCAGGAAGAGTTGGAGAGAAGGAAACGGCTAGAGCAGCAGCGGAAGGATTATCCAGCTACTATCCCAGCTGTACCCCTGGAGTTTCTTCCTG AGGACATTGTTTTCAGAACAGCAGAGGCTGCCCAGCTCCCCCCGCAGGTCCTGGCTGAGGAAGTGATCTGTCTGGATAGTACCAGCAGTGGCAGCGAGGATGatgctaaaggaaaaaatagcattaaaGATG AAGTGATTGAGCTGAGTTCAGGAGAGGATGATGCCCTCCAAATTGTGGACAGTAGTGACTCTGGCAAtgaaggggaggaggatggcAGTGAAGAGAGCAGTGGCTCTCACGTGAATGATGCCTTAAATCAGTCAGATGCTCTGGGGCAAGTCATTGTCAACATTAATCATCCACCAAATGAGGAGGACATTTTCCTGGCTCCCCAACTTGCACATGCAGTAAAACCTCATCAG ATTGGTGGGATCCGATTCTTGTATGACAACTTGGTCGAGTCCTTGGAGAGATTTAAAACCAGCAGTGGGTTTGGGTGTATTTTAGCACATAGCATGGGCCTGGGCAAGACCATACAGGTCATCTCTTTCTTGGATGTACTTTTTCGGCACACGGAAGCAAAGACTGTTCTTGCCATCGTACCT GTGAATACTCTCCAAAACTGGCTAGCAGAATTCAACATGTGGCTCCCAGCACCTGAAAACCTTCCTGCTGATTACAACTCCAAAGAGGTCCAGCCCCGCACCTTCAAAGTCCATATCCTGAATGATGAACACAA GACAACAGCTGCACGTGCGAAGGTGGTGAACGACTGGGTGATAGAAGGTGGTGTACTGCTGATGGGATACGAGATGTACCGTCTCCTCTCACTGAAGAAGTCTTTTGCCACtggtaggaagaagaaaacaaaaaaacaagctgGCCCTGTCATTATTGACTTGGATGAGGAAGACCGGCAGCAAGAGCTTCTGAAAG GGATTGAGAAAGCTTTGTCTCGCCCTGGCCCAGATGTGGTTATTTGTGATGAGGGACATCGGATAAAGAACTGCCATGCCAGCACTTCGCAGGCCCTGAAGAACATCCGCTCCCGCCGGCGGGTGGTGCTGACTGGCTACCCACTCCAGAACAACCTCATTGAGTATTGGTGCATGGTAGACTTTGTCCGACCTGACTTTCTAGGCTCACGGCAGGAATTCAGCAACATGTTTGAGCGCCCTATCCTGAACGGGCAGTGTATTGACAGCACCCCTCAAGATGTCCGTCTCATGAGGTATCGCAGTCATGTCCTGCATAGTCTGCTGGAAGGCTTTGTGCAGCG GCGAGGCCACAATGTGCTGAAGGTTCAGCTCCCGTCTAAGGAAGAACATGTAATTTTGGTACGTCTTTCAAAGATCCAGCGGGCCCTTTATACGGAGTTCATGAACCGGTTCCGAGACGCAGGCAACAGTGGCTGGCTGGGACTGAACCCACTCAAAGCTTTCTGTGTCTGTTGTAAG ATCTGGAACCATCCAGATGTGTTATATGAAGCTCTGCAAAAGGAGAATCTGGCAAACGAGCAGGATTTGGATGTGGATGACCTTAGTACAGCAAGTACTAATTCCCGCTGCCAGCCTCAGGGAATTAAAGTCAAAACAGAGAATAATACTTTGGCATCACCAGTTGGAGAAGCTACCAATAGCAAGTTCCTCCAGAGCGTTGGCTTCAACCCTTTTCAGGAGAGAGCAAATCAGGTTGTTACATATGAGTGG GCCAAAGACATCTTGTGTGATTACCAGATGGGAGTCTTGGAGAACTCACCCAAGATGGTGTTACTGTTCCACCTAATTGAGGAAAGCATGAAGCTTGGAGACAAGATCTTAGTCTTCAG CCAGAGCTTGTCCACCTTATCTGTCATTGAAGAGTTTTTGGCAAAGAGACCAATGCCGAGTCCTCCAGGCTCAGATGGAGGAGTTCACAACTGGGTCCGAAACATCAACTATTACA gactggatggcagcacctctgcctcGGAAAGGGAACGGCTGATTAACCAGTTCAATGACCCCAGTAACACCTCTGTTTGGCTGTTCCTTTTGTCCACACG TGCTGGGTGCTTGGGTGTCAACCTCATAGGAGCAAACAGAGTAGTGGTGTTTGACGCTTCTTGGAACCCATGCCATGACGCCCAGGCCGTGTGCCGAGTGTACCGCTACGGGCAGAAGAAGCCATGCCACATTTACAGACTGGTTTCTGATTACACCCTTGAGAAGAAGATCTATGACCGTCAGATCTCCAAGCAGGGCATGTCAG ATCGGGTGGTGGACGATCTGAACCCAGTGCTGAACTTCACCCGACGAGAAGTGGAGAACCTGCTGCATTTTGTGGAAGAGGAATCCAACCCTGCTCAGCTCTCCCTCAATCCAAGCAAGATGAAGGAGTCTGTTCTACAATTAGCCTGTCTCAAGTATCCTAACCTCATCACCAAG GAGCCTTTTCAACATGAGTCGCTGCTGATCGACCGGAAGGAGCACAAGCTGACCAAGGCAGAGAAGAAGGCAGCCAAGAAGAGCTATGAGGAGGAAAAGCGAGCATCCGTCCCCTATACCCGGCCGTCCTACGCACAGTATTACCCAGCCAGTGACCAGAGTCTGACGAGTATCCCTGCTTTTAGCCAGAGGAACTG GCGACCAGCCCTCAAGGGTGAGGATAAGCCAGTGGCAAGCGTCCGCCCAGTTCAATCCACGCCCATTCCTATGATGCCCCGGCACGTCCCCATGGGCAGTGCAGGATCAACCTCAAGTTCCAGCCCTGCTGTCAACTTCCCCATCAACTATCTACAGCGAGCTGGTGTCCTTGTGCAGAAGATTGTCACCACCACAG ATATTGTGATTCCGGGTACAAACACATCCACTGATGTACAGGCAAGAATCAGTGCTGGTGAGAGCATCCACATCATCCGAGGGACAAAAG GGACATATATCCGGACCAGTGATGGGCGGATTTTTGCGATCCGGACCACTGGGAAGACCAAGGGCAATGAAGACCGTCGGGCAGCTGCCTCAG GCTCCCAGAACTCTTCGCTGGAGTCCACAAGCAACGGCAGACACAGTGCCTCATCACCGCAGCTccccagcacagaggagctCACTCGGCCCATATCCCCTGACAGCCCCGAGATCATCAGTGAGCTGCAGCAGTACGCGGAGGCCGCAGCTGCCCGGGAGTCCCGGCACAGCTCTCCCAGCACCAACACAGCGCAGGGCCACCCTGCTCGCACGGACACTGCACCTGGCTTAGCAGCCCGAGGAGCTGAGCAGCGCGTGGGGATTCACTGCATGGCTCCCGCCGTGTCTTCAGCCCTGCCAGCCACCAGCCAGCATGTCGATGCCCACTCGGTGTTGGACTTGCGGGGCAACAAGCGCAAGTCGACCTCTCCATCAGCTCCAGAGGAGCAAGCTCGCCGGCAGCAGAAGAAGCGCCAGTTACCATCGTCCGTGCAGCCCTACGAACACGGGTACCCCGTCTCTGGTGGGTTCGCCATGCCTCCTGTCTCTTTAAACCACAACCTAACCCATCCATTTGCCTCCCAGCCAGGAAACTCCTTGTACATGGGTGCTGGCTCCTCTTATTACCAGCTGCCCAATTTACTCCCAGACCCTCATCTGGTGTTCCCTGTGACTACTGACCCTCTGCTGACAGCCGGCACCGCCAGCTCTTCTGCTGCTACCTCAGCCACCGCCAGCATCCCCTCATTCATGCTAAACCCTTCTCTGACGGGGGTGCTGCCCAATTACTCGCTTCCCTTCACGCAGTCACTCCTGCCCGAGCCCAGGATGTTTGCTCCTTTCCCAGCCCCCGTCTTGCCTAGCAGCCTTCCCAGGAGCATGGCATCTGCCTACCCTGGCTACGTGTCCCCTCACTCGGGCTACCCGGCTGGGGGCCTCCTTCGGTCCCAGGTGCCTCAGTTTGAACCCCAGGAGGTCCCAGAGGTGGGATGCAGCTCTAATGACGAGGACAAAGACGACGACGATGTTATAGAGATCACAGGGAAATAA